In Deltaproteobacteria bacterium, the genomic stretch CTGCGGATCGAGCTGCCTCGTCCCGGCGACGTCAGCACGCTCGGCGGCTTGGTGACGGCCCACATCGGGCGCATTCCCCGCCGGGGCGACACGGTCGCCCTGCCGGGATACGAGCTGCGAGTGATGGAGATGAAGGGGCGACGCGTGGGCAAGGTGCTCGCGGTGACCGTGCCCGAAGCGCAGGCCGATGCGGCGGCGGGACGCGACCACTGAGGACGTCCGCTTGACATCTTCACTCCGGCGTCTAGACATGAGATGTACGCATAGGGACGATCCTTCGTGCGCGCTGACCATCCGAGCGGCATCCTCGGGCTGCACGCCGCGCCTGCCAGGCGCCAGTCACCGGGCGGCGGTCCTCAAGCGGCCGGGGGCTGGACGCAGCGAGCGGGACCGAGCATCGACTGGGCCAAGTGGATGCGTGAGCTCGGGGCCCGCATCCGTCGTGTCCGGGAATTCGTCGGCCTGTCGCAGGAGCAGCTCGCCCGGCTCGCCGGCGTGAGTCAGGGCGCGGTCAGCCGGCTCGAGGCCGGCCGCGGCCTCGCCACCCCGCTCCTCGTGCTGATGAAGATCAACGTGCCGCTCCTGCGCGCGCTCAGAGGGCTCGATCCGTCCATCCTGAACGACGAGCTCCGTCGCATGCTGGATGAGACGCGGAACGTCTCGCCGCCCGTCGGCGACATGGGCTACGAGGCACTGCCCCTCACCCGCGATCCTGGCGTCGAGGAGCTGATCCGCCGCTACCACGAGCTGCCCGCGCGGCAGCGGCGGACGTTCCTGTCGGTCATGAGCGCCACCGCGTCCTCCCTGGCGAGCGCCTCGCCTGCGACCAAGGGCAAGGCGTGACGGCGCGGGCGGCCGGCGGCCGCCGCTAGGACGGCATGGCGGTCATCCGCAAGCAGCACGGCCACTTCCTCGACGACTTCCGACCCGGCCAGCTCTTTCGGCACAAGCGCGGGAAGACCATCACCGAGGGGCTGTTCGCGGTGTTCACC encodes the following:
- a CDS encoding helix-turn-helix domain-containing protein: MRADHPSGILGLHAAPARRQSPGGGPQAAGGWTQRAGPSIDWAKWMRELGARIRRVREFVGLSQEQLARLAGVSQGAVSRLEAGRGLATPLLVLMKINVPLLRALRGLDPSILNDELRRMLDETRNVSPPVGDMGYEALPLTRDPGVEELIRRYHELPARQRRTFLSVMSATASSLASASPATKGKA